A genomic window from Populus nigra chromosome 7, ddPopNigr1.1, whole genome shotgun sequence includes:
- the LOC133698629 gene encoding phenolic glucoside malonyltransferase 1-like — protein MEVENQVNTLDVCQVTPYFDSSESATELSLPLTFYDIMWLKFPPVERIFFYKLTESTPTFFNSVILPKLKHSLSHTLLHFLPLAGNIIWPPQANKPIILYTPDDGVQLTVAESTADFHLLSGNEVHEAADSRPYIPELPVTDSKASVIALKITLFPNHGFCIGISAHHSALDGKSSTMFIKAWAHFCKLGDEDKRQYPALLTELTPVFDRIGIQDPEGLDMVYLNNWLELKWSGVDLKPRSLQLLPAIAVRSSSVRATFELSREDIKKLRERVLANLVKEGSKETHPIHLSTFVLVLAHGYVCIVKARGVESNRKIIMGFTADCRARLDPPIHENYFGNCVNSRAAFTEAESLLEDNGFMYVAEMLSELVKSLEKGVLDGAKKKMARNMEEAAGGAAILGVAGSNRFEVYGTDFGWGKPEKVEITSIDRTGAISLAESKNGNGGVEIGLVLEKHEMEKFTSLFVDGLKNQ, from the coding sequence atggaAGTCGAAAACCAAGTAAACACCCTCGATGTCTGCCAAGTTACTCCTTACTTCGACTCATCGGAGTCAGCTACCGAGTTATCTCTTCCGCTAACCTTCTACGACATTATGTGGTTGAAATTTCCTCCAGTTGAACGCATATTTTTCTACAAACTCACTGAGTCAACTCCGACTTTCTTCAATTCAGTGATCCTTCCCAAACTCAAACACTCTCTTTCTCATACACTCCTTCACTTCCTTCCTCTTGCCGGCAACATTATCTGGCCTCCGCAAGCCAACAAACCCATCATCCTATACACTCCAGACGATGGTGTTCAACTCACAGTTGCTGAGTCCACTGCTGACTTTCATCTCCTCTCGGGAAATGAAGTCCATGAAGCTGCAGATTCTCGTCCTTATATACCCGAGTTGCCGGTCACTGACTCAAAGGCATCCGTTATAGCTTTGAAAATAACCTTATTTCCTAATCACGGCTTTTGCATTGGCATCTCTGCCCACCATTCAGCCCTTGATGGCAAAAGCTCGACCATGTTTATCAAAGCATGGGCTCACTTCTGCAAACTCGGTGATGAAGACAAACGACAATATCCAGCTTTGTTGACAGAACTAACACCTGTTTTTGACCGAATAGGTATACAAGACCCTGAAGGGTTGGACATGGTGTATTTGAACAACTGGTTAGAATTAAAATGGTCTGGTGTGGATCTCAAACCAAGAAGCTTACAACTTTTGCCAGCTATAGCAGTTCGATCTAGCTCAGTACGAGCAACGTTCGAGTTATCTCGTGAAGACATAAAGAAACTCAGGGAGAGGGTGCTTGCTAATTTAGTAAAGGAAGGTTCAAAAGAAACACACCCAATCCATTTATCTACCTTCGTGCTTGTATTAGCACACGGATATGTATGTATAGTTAAGGCAAGAGGGGTTGAAAGTAACAGAAAGATTATTATGGGATTTACAGCAGATTGTAGAGCCCGTTTGGACCCTCCAATACATGAGAACTATTTTGGTAACTGTGTCAATTCACGTGCTGCGTTTACAGAAGCAGAATCTCTTTTGGAGGATAATGGATTTATGTATGTAGCAGAAATGCTAAGTGAGCTTGTCAAAAGCTTAGAGAAAGGAGTCCTTGATGGCGCAAAGAAGAAGATGGCAAGGAACATGGAAGAAGCGGCAGGTGGCGCAGCAATACTTGGGGTTGCTGGGTCAAACCGATTTGAGGTTTATGGAACTGATTTTGGGTGGGGGAAACCAGAGAAGGTGGAGATAACTTCCATAGATAGGACAGGAGCAATTTCTCTAGCGGAGAGCAAGAATGGAAATGGTGGAGTCGAGATTGGTTTGGTTTTGGAGAAGCATGAGATGGAAAAATTCACTTCTTTATTTGTTGATGGCCTTAAGAATCAATAA